In Parasegetibacter sp. NRK P23, the genomic stretch TTAAAATGTCAGGTTAACACCCAGAATATAGTTGCGTGTGGAAGGGGTATTGAACCCTACGGTGAGGATGCGCCTCAAGTTTTGGCTGAGGTTAACCGCGGCATTCTCATTACCCAAAGAATTGGTTTCCGGATCCAGCCCGGACTCTTTGTGGAACGGAGAGAACATTACAAATGGATTCTGAGCTGTGAAATACATGCGCAACCTGGCACCGGCATTTTTGAGCAGGCTTTGGTTGAAATCATAACCCAATGTCATGGTCCTGATCTTCAGGAAAGAGCCATCGAAATAACTCAATGTACTGCCATACTTGGGGTTATCACCGGCGATGATTCCGCCGGGTTTCGGGTATTTGGCACCTGTATTGCTCTCACTCCAATAATCTATGTCAATATTATTCCTTCTTCCCGTAAGCAGGTTAAGGTAACCGTTGGAACCATGTAATGTACTGAAGAGAATACCACCGCTTCGGAAGATGCCCACGATGCCAAGGTCGAACCCTTTGTAAGATACACGGGTATTAAAGCCACCCTGGAAATCCGGGTCAACATTCAATACCTGCCTGTCGGCTGGTCCGATTGCGCGTACCGGTGCACCATTGGCATCGTAATCACCGGTGTACTTCACTTTAATCATCCCTACGTTTCCTCCCGGCTCAAGTATACTCAGGTAAGGATCATCTTTTTGCCACAGGCCTGTTTTTTCATAATCAAAGATCGCGTTGATGTTGTAGCCTACGAACCACCAGTTGCCTTCATTTCTTTGTAAGCCTGAGGCCAGAGAAGTAAGTTTATTGTTGTTTACGTAAAAGTTGGCCCCCATATCCCAGCTCCAGCCATTCAAGTTATCAATAATGGTTCCGTTTAGCGCCAATTCAAAGCCTTTGTTTTGAGTGGTGCCGATATTACTGGCGACAAGCGGTACGCCACTCGTTGGCGGAAGGTCGAGATCAAGCAAAACATCCTCGGTATTGGTAACATAGTATTCTACAGTACCCGAGAGCCTGTTTCTGAGGAGGGAAAAGTCAATGCCAACGTTCCATGTTTTGGAAAACTCCCAGCCAAGCTCAGCGGTAGGCAGCCGTGAAACGAAGAGTCCTGTACTATAATTTGTAGGGCCAAAATTATAAGGCCGGGTTGTTAACCTGCCCAGCGTTGAATAGGGATCCACGGCCTGATTGGAAGTTTTACCAAATCCCGCGCGAAGTTTGAGGTTTGTAATAGCACTTATATTCTGCATAAATGATTCATTGGTAATATTCCAGCCCACAGATACGGCGGGATAAGTGTACCATTTATTTCCTGGCGCCAGCCTGGAAGAACCATCTGAACGAAGCGTGGCGGAGATCATATACCTATTATCATAGGAGTACATCACCCTTCCCATGGCAGACTTCAGCCCCCACAATGTATAATTCTGGTTATCCGGGTTGACGGTAATTTGGCCCGCTGCTTGTCCCAGGTTGTAAAACTGAAATTCATTTGCGAGAATATCCCTTGCGGCCATATTGGAACGGGTATTTCTAAATTGTTCCACGGAATAGAGCGCCACAGCATTTATTGTATGCTTTCCTCCGAATGTGCGGTCAAAGCTCAGCAGGTTTTCCAGGGTCCAGTGGTAAGTGGTCCTGTTGTCTACTGATGCAGCAGATGCGGTGGTCGGGTTAAGTGCATCGCCAACTCCAGGACCAGTATAGTTACCATTATTAATTTGAATAAAATCAAGTCCGAGATTTGCCCTGTATTTAAGGCCCGTTAAAAAAGGGGCTTTTACTTCTCCGTACAATGCGTTGTAAGAAGCGACCCCGCGTGTTTCATCTAACCACTGGCTACTGTCACGTAAACTCTCAATCACATCTTTGGTATATACGAACTGATTATCAGCGATCATGCGGATACTTCTTTTGGTGGTACCATCGGCATTAAATGGAGTACTTAGCGGAGACATACTTAATGTACTATAAAGTCCCACCTGATTACCCTCACTAACATTATAATTGCTGTTGGTGGTTAATCCAAACTTAAAGTGTTTGCCCACTTCCTGGTCCAGGGCGCCTCTCAATGTGTATCTTTTGTATTGCTGTGTTGGGATCACGCCCTGGTTAAGGTAATACCCGCCACCAAAATTGTAATTGCCCGTTGTGGTCCCCCCCGAAAGGCTGATGTTGTGGTCCGTTACGATGCCAGTTTGGTAGAATAAATCCTGCCAGTCGGTATTGATGTCATTCGCTTCATCCGGACCATTTTGATACAGATTGCCAGCATCAGCGCGTAGCTTGGCTAATTTTGGGCCGTCCATCATTGGGTATTTGGCGAACACTTCCTGCGTGCCCACATAGCTGCTGTAGTTGATGCGTGCACCACGGTTCTTCGCGCCTTTATCTGTTGTAATCAATATCACACCATTGGCGCCGCGTGAACCATAGATTGCTGTGGCGGAAGCATCTTTCAGTACGTCTAAACTTTTGATATCATTGGGGTTGATATCGGCCAGTGAGCCCAAAAATGGAATACCATCCAGTACAATTAATGGATTGTTGTCTGCGGTAAGTGAACGTGTTCCGCGTATACGGATCTGCATTGTGGCACCTGGTCTGGTGGATGTTTGAGATATCTCCACTCCGGCCAGGCGGCCTTGCAAAGCCTGTGAAATGTTAGGTGCGGGCACTTCTCTTAATTTTTCGCCACCTATGGAGGCAACGGAGCCGGTCACCGCTTCCTTCCTTTGTGTGCCATACCCTACAACAACTACTTCTCCAAGGTCACTTTCTGATCTTGCAAGTTGAATATTGATGGTAGTTTCATCTCCTACGGTAACTTCCTTTACGGTATAATTAATGCTGGAAATCACCAACACCGCTCCTTTGGCGGCCGTGATGGAAAAGCTGCCGTCTTCCCCGGTGTTTGTGCCCACCGATGTACCCTTTACAATCACGGAAGCGCCAATTATTGGCTCCCCGTCTGGGTTCGTCACCTTTCCGCGAACAGTATTCTGAGCGAATACCGCCGTTCCGGTAAATAAAAGGAGCCCAAGTAATAAAGTAAAAGCAATTGTTTTTTCCCGTAAAAGCTTGAGTTGATGATACTTTTTCCGGGTTTCATTTTTTTTCATATTCATCGTTTTGGTTGAAACATGTTTAAAGATTGAAAATTGATACGTGTGCAAGCATTGACCATAATTTCAAATGATTTAAGAACAGTTACAAAGTTTCATTTCCGGGGATTTGATAAGGTTAAAAGAGGAGTTTTACTAATTAGAACTTTAAGAAGAAGTAATAAAGGCGCTGAACCGATAACAAAAATGATGGCGCGCGGGAAAGAGCAATCGTACGTTCCATACAGCATTGTTTATTTAAAATTCAATCGTTCGCAAGCTTGTTACAGCTTGCCGGAAACGAAAATAGGCAAAAAATCGAAAATAGCAACCGATTGCATAAAATTATTGAACACTTGGAAAAAAACGCCGATTCAGTTATTCTTCAATTAACTACCGCAGGTAAATACTGATTATTTCAGATGTTTAATTTCCGATGGTAGATAAAATAGTATCAATAATGATAAAAGGTAACCGATTGCATAAGATTACCTGATATCAACACTTATTAAATTCCAGCAGTAGAATGAACAATAATAAGAAGTGCGGATATTGTCTGGCAGTTCTTCGCCTTGCATCCTTATTAAATTATTGTTTGGCAATCCGGCACACAAATATGTTGAAAGGTATTCGGGTTATGTAACGCCCGCATAAAATATGGAGCTAAATCACGTAATCATGCGGCGAGTTCAATTTCTGTCTCATAACATTCTTTTTCCATTCAATGCATATGCGAAAATTGAATTCGGGTATTTTTTGACAATTATCAACATCTTTATTTCCACATTACAAATTCATGAAATGCTTTGCTGTAAAGGGGTTTGAAGTATTCGCCTTAAATACGTGTAAAAGATATTTTTAAATAAGAGTTAATATTTATTGTGCATTCTTATTCTTTTTAACACTTACTAACGAATAAGAGAACTATTAATTTAGCAACCGCGTTTTCACCAATCCTGTAGAAAAATTATTATCTAAATCTTATAAACCCATGACGCTTAAACCAGCATTGCTGCTTACTGCA encodes the following:
- a CDS encoding TonB-dependent receptor is translated as MKKNETRKKYHQLKLLREKTIAFTLLLGLLLFTGTAVFAQNTVRGKVTNPDGEPIIGASVIVKGTSVGTNTGEDGSFSITAAKGAVLVISSINYTVKEVTVGDETTINIQLARSESDLGEVVVVGYGTQRKEAVTGSVASIGGEKLREVPAPNISQALQGRLAGVEISQTSTRPGATMQIRIRGTRSLTADNNPLIVLDGIPFLGSLADINPNDIKSLDVLKDASATAIYGSRGANGVILITTDKGAKNRGARINYSSYVGTQEVFAKYPMMDGPKLAKLRADAGNLYQNGPDEANDINTDWQDLFYQTGIVTDHNISLSGGTTTGNYNFGGGYYLNQGVIPTQQYKRYTLRGALDQEVGKHFKFGLTTNSNYNVSEGNQVGLYSTLSMSPLSTPFNADGTTKRSIRMIADNQFVYTKDVIESLRDSSQWLDETRGVASYNALYGEVKAPFLTGLKYRANLGLDFIQINNGNYTGPGVGDALNPTTASAASVDNRTTYHWTLENLLSFDRTFGGKHTINAVALYSVEQFRNTRSNMAARDILANEFQFYNLGQAAGQITVNPDNQNYTLWGLKSAMGRVMYSYDNRYMISATLRSDGSSRLAPGNKWYTYPAVSVGWNITNESFMQNISAITNLKLRAGFGKTSNQAVDPYSTLGRLTTRPYNFGPTNYSTGLFVSRLPTAELGWEFSKTWNVGIDFSLLRNRLSGTVEYYVTNTEDVLLDLDLPPTSGVPLVASNIGTTQNKGFELALNGTIIDNLNGWSWDMGANFYVNNNKLTSLASGLQRNEGNWWFVGYNINAIFDYEKTGLWQKDDPYLSILEPGGNVGMIKVKYTGDYDANGAPVRAIGPADRQVLNVDPDFQGGFNTRVSYKGFDLGIVGIFRSGGILFSTLHGSNGYLNLLTGRRNNIDIDYWSESNTGAKYPKPGGIIAGDNPKYGSTLSYFDGSFLKIRTMTLGYDFNQSLLKNAGARLRMYFTAQNPFVMFSPFHKESGLDPETNSLGNENAAVNLSQNLRRILTVGFNTPSTRNYILGVNLTF